In one window of Helianthus annuus cultivar XRQ/B chromosome 17, HanXRQr2.0-SUNRISE, whole genome shotgun sequence DNA:
- the LOC110922095 gene encoding probable calcium-binding protein CML25: MGLKNLLNRKKKKKSGENNSTHDQNREEEPTNPTTKSTPEASRTKPLDSRVRIEEELEQVFKKFDVNGDGKICASELGSIMGSLGHHPTNEELQNMIKEVDADGDGFINLEEFIELNTKDIDSTEVLENLKDAFSIFDIDKNGLITAEELLDVLKSLGENCTITDSRKMIAGADRDGDGMINFDEFKDMMKMGSHFDSKGLGKQEIVED; this comes from the coding sequence ATGGGTTTGAAAAATCTGTTAAACcggaagaaaaagaagaaaagtgGAGAAAACAACAGCACACACGACCAAAACCGCGAAGAAGAACCCACAAATCCGACAACAAAATCGACGCCAGAGGCATCGCGTACCAAACCATTAGATTCTAGAGTCCGAATCGAGGAGGAGTTAGAACAAGTTTTCAAAAAATTCGACGTAAATGGTGATGGGAAAATATGTGCATCCGAATTGGGATCAATAATGGGAAGCTTGGGACACCACCCGACGAATGAGGAGCTACAAAATATGATTAAGGAGGTTGATGCCGATGGTGACGGGTTTATAAACTTGGAGGAGTTTATAGAATTGAACACGAAGGACATTGATTCGACTGAGGTGTTGGAGAATTTGAAAGACGCGTTTTCCATTTTTGATATTGATAAAAATGGGTTGATAACCGCAGAAGAGTTGTTGGATGTTTTGAAGAGTTTGGGGGAGAATTGTACCATCACCGATAGTCGAAAAATGATCGCTGGAGCAGATCGAGATGGTGATGGTATGATCAACTTTGATGAGTTTAAAGATATGATGAAGATGGGTTCACATTTTGATTCCAAAGGGTTGGGGAAACAAGAAATTGTTGAAGATTAG
- the LOC110923190 gene encoding zinc finger protein VAR3, chloroplastic, with protein sequence MLNHISKTLKSLPKPPNSLPTISHFHTRNKTLISNPAIDFILNEFDDLQSPNHVNNNNNNNNNPPQLATKPTEPEAESVSSSSIYVSHKWPEWIGLMEKLMKYGYFDGVKNPFGSGGLVDGKSWNRIRTACLKFARDRVDLMSCFMDRDIEMIAGSGCPSTDRKVVNSGKRLRAHLGIDEGNVCSSCNLRGNCERAYVKAHEDECGHTVDVMRFVLTYALDNNKQFINKQLEEAIRSLTKDMVKFSKNKLDIDPSKRGPPAPRSPAQQQEHQSSSFTIHGGWSCSRCKFLNSARNIKCTQCDDAFQERLPRSRNNRDRVQLKGDWLCIRCNFFNFAKNTRCLQCHTNPPKRQLNPGEWECDSCNYINFKRNMVCLKCDHKRAKAFDNSTQLQRWNS encoded by the exons ATGCTAAACCACATATCCAAAACCCTAAAATCATTACCCAAACCCCCAAATTCATTGCCAACAATCTCTCATTTCCACACACGAAACAAAACCCTAATCTCCAATCCCGCAATAGATTTCATCTTGAACGAATTTGACGACCTTCAATCACCCAATCAtgttaataacaataataataataacaacaacccACCACAACTTGCAACAAAACCCACAGAACCAGAAGCTGAATCTGTATCTTCTTCGAGCATTTATGTTTCGCATAAGTGGCCCGAATGGATTGGGTTGATGGAGAAGTTGATGAAATATGGGTACTTTGATGGTGTCAAGAATCCGTTTGGAAGTGGTGGGTTGGTTGATGGGAAGAGTTGGAATCGTATTCGGACTGCTTGTCTTAAGTTTGCGCGTGATCGGGTTGATTTGATGAG CTGCTTCATGGATAGAGATATAGAGATGATTGCAGGATCCGGCTGTCCCAGCACAGACAGAAAAGTTGTCAACTCGGGTAAACGCTTAAGGGCACACTTGGGCATTGATGAAGGAAAT GTTTGCAGCTCCTGCAATCTAAGGGGAAACTGTGAGAGGGCATATGTAAAAGCACATGAAGATGAATGCGGTCACACTGTGGACGTCATGCGTTTTGTACTCACATACGCCCTTGATAATAACAAACAGTTTATCAACAAACAACTTGAAGAAGCAATAAGAAGTTTAACTAAAGATATGGTGAAATTTAGCAAGAATAAACTTGATATCGATCCTTCTAAGCGGGGCCCGCCTGCTCCGAGAAGTCCAGCTCAGCAGCAAGAACACCAATCAAGTAGTTTTACTATCCATGGCGGTTGGAGTTGCTCCAG ATGCAAATTCTTGAACTCCGCAAGAAACATCAAGTGCACGCAATGTGATGACGCATTTCAAGAAAGACTTCCAAGATCAAGGAACAATCGGGATCGTGTTCAGTTGAAGGGAGATTGGCTATGTATAAG ATGCAATTTTTTCAACTTTGCCAAGAACACTAGATGTTTGCAATGCCATACAAACCCGCCAAAAAGGCAACTCAATCCTGGGGAATGGGAGTGCGACTC ATGCAATTACATAAACTTTAAAAGAAACATGGTGTGCTTGAAATGTGACCATAAGCGCGCAAAAGCATTCGATAATTCAACTCAGTTACAACGATGGAACTCGTAG